Below is a window of Bacillota bacterium DNA.
AGGTGGCCTCGGCCCAGGAGGGTTCTCCCGTCGACCCCGAGCGTGACGTCTCCGTGGTGACAACGGAGCTTTGCCTGGCCGACCTGGACATAGTGGACAGGCGAATCCAGGGGCTTTCTAAGGTAGCGAAGAGCGGTGACGTCGATGCCGAAAAAACCGTCGCCAGGCTTCGACATTACAGAACGTACCTGAACAGGGGAGTCCCCTTACGGACTGCCGGCCTCGGGGAGACACGGGACTTACTGCGAACCCAGAAGGAGCTGGGCCTCATAACTGGAAAACCCGTGGTGTATCTCGCAAACGTCTCGGAGCCGGGCTTGGAGGACGAAGAGTGCGGAAGGGCTGTAGAGACGCTGCGGGCGCTGGCCCGGAGGGAGGGGGCTGCGCTCGTGGAGGTGTGCGGCAAGATAGAAGCCGAGCTGGCGGAGCTTCCTGAGGATCAGGCCCGAATCTTCGCCCAGGAGCTTGGCTTGGGGCGACAACGGGTTCTGGATGCCGCCTGGGCGGGATACCGCGCCCTCGACCTCCTGACATTCTTCACCGCCAACGAAAACGAGGCGCGGGCGTGGACCCTGCGCAGGGGCTCCACCGCGTACGATGCCGCCGGACGGGTGCACTCCGACATGCAGAAAGGGTTCATCCGCGCCGAAGTTGTATCCTGCGACGACCTTAAGGCTGTGGGTTCCCTCGCAAAAGCTCGAGAAGCCGGCCTAGTCCGGCAGGAAGGCAGGGATTATCAGGTCCGAGATGGAGACCTCCTGTATTTTCGCTTCCACGTTTGATCCTTCTCCCCAGCCCCTCGCAGGCAGCTTGACGGGCCCGAGGCGCAGTAGGGCTGAGCGTTTTCGCAACGATCCCGGGGCACATATGTGCACCCTTTCCTTCCGGGGGAGCCTCTGAGGGAGAATGGGGTCTAGCGCAGCTCCTGCCGACCGAAAGATCCGCGCCGAGTCGTTCAAGCAAGGTGTCCTATGGTCCGTGCCGGTGGTCCTGGGCTATGTCCCGATAGGCGTCGCTTACGGGGTACTGGCTCGCGCCCACGGCTTGACCCTCATGGAGACCACTCTTATGTCCGCCATGGTATACGCGGGCTCGGCTCAGTTCATTGCTCTACAGCTTTTGGCCGCAGGGTCCGGGCCATGGCAGCTGGTAGTAGCCGCAGGGCTGGTCAACTCCCGCCATCTCTTGATGAGCGCCTCGCTCTGCAGGCGCCTGGGAAGCTTGTCCCCCCTCGTCGCCGGCGTCCTTGCGTTCGGTGTCACCGACGAAACATTCGTCATGGCCAGCTCCCGCATCCCCGTGAGACGAAAGAACCCCGCGTGGGACGGCGCGGAAGGCGAAAGATGGAGCCCTATCGCCGGCGCGGTGGGTCACGTGTCCGGGGAGCTGGCGGCCAGCGTCCTGGGCTTGAACCTCGCTTCCTACTTGGCGTGGGTCGGGGCCTCGGCGGCCGGAGCCATCCTGGGCGATGCGGCTTTGGCGGTGGCTGGAGATGCGCTGGGCTTCGCCGTTCCCGCCATGTTCATCGGCCTTCTCTCCCTAAGCGTTAGAGGCCCGCTCAGCGCGATGGTCGCAGCGTTATCCGGAGGTCTCTCCCTGCTGATCGTCCTGACGGTCGGGGGCGGGTGGAACGTGCTGTTAGCCACCGCAATGGCGGCGACAGTAGGCACGATGCTCGGAGACCGTTTCGGGAGCCGGCCGCGCCAATGAGTCCTGTTCGGCGAGGCGTGATTTCACGACCGTCTTACTCGCTGCGCCTCGATGAAGGGGTGCCGTTGATACATTCCTGGCGGTTGCGGTTGAATGCTAGTGCTTGTTGTGGCAGGTACGGGCCGGCACGGCTTTCATGTGCGAAGGCGGGTTAGGGGCCAGTTGCCCGCGAGCACACGTAGCTGCCACTGCGCTAGGAAAACGGGGCCGGTTGATGCCCCGGTCTGTATCCGGTCAGAGAACATCGAGAAGGACGGTGTAACGCGATGCCGCGAGGGGAGCTGGCGCTGGCCTTCCTGGGCATGGCCGTGGTCACGTTTGTCATGCGAGTGCTGCCTTTCTTCATGCTCTCGCGAAGCAAACTCCCGCCATGGGCCGAGACC
It encodes the following:
- a CDS encoding AzlC family ABC transporter permease encodes the protein MGSSAAPADRKIRAESFKQGVLWSVPVVLGYVPIGVAYGVLARAHGLTLMETTLMSAMVYAGSAQFIALQLLAAGSGPWQLVVAAGLVNSRHLLMSASLCRRLGSLSPLVAGVLAFGVTDETFVMASSRIPVRRKNPAWDGAEGERWSPIAGAVGHVSGELAASVLGLNLASYLAWVGASAAGAILGDAALAVAGDALGFAVPAMFIGLLSLSVRGPLSAMVAALSGGLSLLIVLTVGGGWNVLLATAMAATVGTMLGDRFGSRPRQ
- the ychF gene encoding redox-regulated ATPase YchF yields the protein MSFSCGIVGLPNAGKSTIFNALTGAAAQVGPYPFTTIDKNVGVVPLPDPRLDLVASAFGSRTKTPNTIQVVDIAGLVKGASRGDGLGNKFLSHIRDVDAIIHVVRCFSDPKVASAQEGSPVDPERDVSVVTTELCLADLDIVDRRIQGLSKVAKSGDVDAEKTVARLRHYRTYLNRGVPLRTAGLGETRDLLRTQKELGLITGKPVVYLANVSEPGLEDEECGRAVETLRALARREGAALVEVCGKIEAELAELPEDQARIFAQELGLGRQRVLDAAWAGYRALDLLTFFTANENEARAWTLRRGSTAYDAAGRVHSDMQKGFIRAEVVSCDDLKAVGSLAKAREAGLVRQEGRDYQVRDGDLLYFRFHV